In Acidobacteriota bacterium, a single genomic region encodes these proteins:
- a CDS encoding AAA family ATPase: MIKQFLRIQAPALFQDFSWPPGLDDFSRYNLIYGWNGAGKTSLVEIMRQIETGTQNPNSSFEVQLENQKINSSNEAALEQIPIKVFTKSFVEKNVFNPSGMPGIVFLGQENIADQKELEEISSLLREERKKLIQAENETKTANNAWAKHQQDTAKAIKDRLLGNPSYQHYKRNDYERRADELSSRPMSELVRTDDELKALAHTKNQQPRPDLHSVSIQDPNISSIEEAASEVLSRSITRQSMEALESNSDLRNWVDTGLQLHRAIQAEQCGFCGNHLEEERLKALEDYFAQGHRQLTEDIERQLEGIATSRETLVRHTLPTEGELYQDHLDSYRSASAKLKEQIEAYLERLEIIQACLEEKRANPFSTPAIPPAHTQLDLASSIASINAIILSHNQQTKSLQDRADSACKEIEEHHIAEAGDERSQLLKDLQACRENEKTSRKAIQKLEEKVKEIKSRVDPHSFSAEQLTKDLRRYLGRDELSFELFGKGYQIVRSGTSVATGLSEGERTAIALLYFLQSLHDQTFQVSEGIVVLDDPVSSLDSNALFNAFSFIRAKTVGAKQLFILTHNFTFFRLVRRWFLGDRKNSSLYSLKALLDSSGERKAVLQPLDYLLRTFESEYHYLFSIVHSAAQADSLHDQEICHLPNTARRLLEAFISFHRPTRRSSFERAIEELSHGEPVRATRIVRFTHAFSHNEDFESSADQDMSQLSEAQPVMADVMTLIKSVAPAHFKEMEALLRSAAQSHSDRSGGSQRLTGLA, translated from the coding sequence ATGATCAAGCAATTTCTCCGAATTCAAGCACCGGCCCTATTCCAAGATTTCAGTTGGCCTCCTGGCCTCGATGATTTCAGCCGCTACAACCTTATCTACGGATGGAACGGAGCCGGCAAGACCTCTCTAGTCGAGATCATGCGACAGATCGAGACTGGAACTCAGAACCCTAACAGCTCTTTTGAGGTTCAGCTTGAGAACCAGAAGATTAACAGCAGCAATGAGGCTGCGCTGGAGCAGATCCCAATCAAAGTCTTCACCAAGAGCTTCGTCGAGAAGAACGTCTTTAATCCGTCAGGAATGCCCGGGATTGTCTTTCTCGGACAGGAGAACATCGCTGATCAAAAAGAACTGGAAGAGATCTCCAGTCTGCTCAGGGAAGAGCGAAAGAAGCTGATTCAGGCCGAGAATGAAACCAAGACCGCAAACAACGCTTGGGCTAAACACCAGCAGGACACCGCAAAGGCAATCAAAGATCGGCTCCTCGGGAATCCGAGTTACCAACACTACAAGCGAAACGACTACGAACGACGAGCAGACGAACTGTCCAGTAGGCCTATGTCCGAGCTGGTCAGAACTGATGATGAACTAAAGGCGCTTGCCCATACAAAGAATCAGCAACCGCGGCCCGACCTGCACAGCGTTTCAATTCAGGATCCAAACATCTCTTCTATTGAAGAAGCGGCTTCTGAGGTTCTCAGCCGAAGCATAACCCGGCAGTCCATGGAGGCCTTGGAGAGTAATTCAGACTTGCGAAACTGGGTTGACACTGGCCTTCAGCTACATCGTGCCATCCAAGCGGAACAGTGCGGCTTCTGCGGCAACCACTTGGAAGAGGAGCGACTCAAAGCACTTGAAGACTATTTTGCTCAGGGCCACAGACAGCTCACGGAGGACATAGAAAGGCAGCTGGAAGGAATAGCAACCTCTCGCGAGACTCTGGTGAGACATACTCTTCCGACAGAGGGAGAATTGTATCAGGATCACCTTGACTCCTACCGCTCCGCAAGCGCCAAGCTCAAGGAACAAATCGAGGCATACCTTGAGAGGCTAGAGATAATCCAGGCCTGCTTGGAGGAGAAGCGAGCAAATCCTTTTTCGACGCCTGCCATTCCTCCTGCTCACACTCAGCTTGACCTGGCTTCCTCTATTGCGTCTATTAATGCAATTATCTTGAGTCACAACCAGCAGACGAAGTCGCTCCAGGACAGAGCGGATAGCGCTTGCAAAGAGATTGAAGAGCATCACATTGCAGAGGCTGGAGATGAGCGCTCACAGCTCTTGAAGGATCTACAGGCATGCAGAGAGAATGAGAAGACCTCCAGGAAGGCTATCCAGAAGCTTGAAGAGAAGGTCAAGGAGATCAAGAGCCGCGTTGATCCCCATAGCTTCTCAGCCGAACAGCTCACGAAAGACCTTAGAAGGTACTTAGGCCGAGACGAGCTAAGCTTTGAACTTTTCGGGAAAGGATACCAGATAGTTAGGTCGGGTACATCTGTAGCAACGGGTCTTAGTGAAGGTGAGCGCACCGCAATCGCTCTTCTCTATTTCCTCCAGAGTCTCCATGATCAGACCTTCCAGGTCTCGGAGGGTATTGTTGTACTAGATGACCCCGTCTCAAGCCTTGATTCGAATGCGCTCTTCAATGCCTTCAGCTTCATCCGCGCGAAGACAGTAGGGGCGAAGCAGCTTTTCATCTTGACGCACAACTTCACGTTCTTTCGACTCGTTCGCAGGTGGTTCCTGGGAGACAGGAAGAACAGCTCCCTTTACTCCCTGAAGGCTCTTCTTGATTCGAGCGGAGAGCGTAAAGCAGTTCTCCAGCCCCTGGACTACCTACTCAGAACTTTCGAATCTGAATATCACTACTTATTTTCTATAGTGCACTCGGCGGCCCAGGCTGACTCATTGCACGATCAGGAAATTTGTCATCTCCCCAATACTGCGCGCCGCCTTCTAGAGGCATTCATTAGTTTTCACAGACCCACACGCAGGTCTAGCTTCGAAAGAGCAATCGAGGAACTCTCCCATGGCGAGCCAGTTCGGGCAACTAGGATTGTAAGATTCACTCATGCATTCTCTCACAATGAAGATTTCGAGTCCTCGGCCGACCAAGATATGTCTCAGCTCTCAGAAGCTCAGCCGGTCATGGCGGATGTGATGACGCTTATTAAATCAGTAGCCCCGGCGCATTTCAAAGAAATGGAAGCCCTGCTGCGATCTGCCGCACAGTCACACAGTGATCGCTCTGGAGGCTCACAGCGATTGACGGGACTAGCTTGA
- a CDS encoding tyrosine-type recombinase/integrase, which translates to MPSELRTWHEAFCQHCLVMKRQSPYTVRGYRDTLNSFVKYTGAAALADVTLAKVESWIMTGTTQCQWSPVTSRGRIKYMILFAKWLVSRGHLESNPLEGISLPSIPKKIPRSLSREQAEQLLRFARNFSFQTEFEGARAYAILATFIYTGIRKRELRELELRDVDLENGILAVREGKGAKDRMVAIPPQLALVLREYLKHRRSPRYQQLPYFFVGATALGGVGNEAIRRLVKKLRDASGIYFAPHMLRHTYATLMLEGGCDLFSLSKLLGHADIKTTTVYLSASVRHLQKEVLKHPVVVH; encoded by the coding sequence ATGCCCTCTGAATTGCGCACCTGGCACGAAGCTTTCTGCCAGCACTGCCTGGTCATGAAGCGCCAGTCGCCCTACACGGTCCGCGGGTACCGCGACACCCTCAATAGCTTCGTCAAGTACACCGGCGCAGCGGCCCTCGCCGATGTGACGCTGGCGAAGGTGGAGTCCTGGATCATGACCGGGACGACGCAGTGCCAGTGGTCACCGGTGACCAGCCGGGGCCGCATCAAGTACATGATCCTGTTCGCCAAGTGGTTGGTGAGCCGGGGGCATCTGGAGTCGAATCCGCTGGAGGGAATTAGCCTGCCCTCTATCCCGAAGAAGATTCCGCGGTCCCTGTCGCGGGAGCAGGCTGAGCAGCTTCTGCGCTTCGCCCGGAACTTTTCCTTCCAGACAGAGTTCGAAGGTGCCCGTGCCTACGCAATTCTGGCGACCTTCATTTACACCGGCATCCGCAAGAGAGAGCTCCGCGAGCTGGAGCTCCGTGACGTCGATCTAGAGAACGGGATCCTCGCGGTGAGGGAGGGAAAGGGGGCCAAGGATCGGATGGTCGCCATCCCGCCCCAGCTGGCCTTGGTCCTGCGCGAGTACCTGAAGCACCGCCGCAGTCCGAGATATCAGCAGCTTCCGTACTTCTTCGTCGGAGCTACGGCCCTAGGTGGTGTCGGCAACGAGGCAATCCGTCGCTTGGTGAAGAAGCTCCGAGATGCCAGCGGCATCTACTTCGCGCCCCACATGCTCCGGCACACCTATGCCACGCTGATGCTGGAAGGCGGCTGCGACCTGTTCAGCCTCTCGAAGCTGCTGGGGCACGCGGATATCAAGACGACTACGGTGTACCTGTCCGCTTCGGTGAGGCACCTTCAGAAGGAGGTGTTGAAGCATCCGGTTGTCGTTCACTAG